From a region of the Mycobacterium sp. SMC-8 genome:
- a CDS encoding HNH endonuclease signature motif containing protein: MFEGVESRELIEAMGSAARAESAAIAQRLEAVAVLFHCRQRDYADAGFHHTDVYEAVAAEVSAAQNISRSRSRNQVQMAVSLYTRLPKVAEAFARGDVDFRMVQTVLTRTENVEDDVIGALDEAIAARLSRWMRLSKNKLRDRVDLYVADFDPAAVRVPPVAKDNRYFDVTPDVPGMAFAGGVLNARDAAALDQRLEAIAATVCGNDPRSHNNLRADAAGALGRGESSLICECGAQDCAAGVLRESAVQVVIHILAEQATVDGDGDRAGYLSGFGVLPAEEVRAAAKTAKLTPVRLPAAAPEKGYRPSAGLKDFLQWRDLTCRFPGCDAPVERCDVDHTTRWPFGVTHASGLKHYCRTHHVIKTFLTGVYGWRDEQRRDGTVVLTAPTGHVYVTEPLGGLLFPTLATPSAALPDVDVPAEAPDKAAMMPRRTRTREQERQARIARERRQRIEINAERERQHQAWLAATYEPPPF; encoded by the coding sequence ATGTTCGAGGGTGTCGAGTCGCGGGAGCTTATCGAGGCGATGGGTTCGGCGGCGCGTGCCGAGTCGGCGGCGATCGCGCAGCGGCTTGAAGCTGTGGCTGTGTTGTTCCACTGTCGCCAGCGTGATTACGCCGATGCCGGCTTTCATCACACCGACGTGTATGAGGCGGTGGCGGCTGAGGTGTCGGCCGCGCAGAACATCAGCCGGTCTCGGTCCAGGAACCAGGTGCAGATGGCGGTGTCGTTGTACACCCGGTTGCCCAAGGTCGCCGAAGCGTTCGCCCGTGGCGATGTCGATTTCCGCATGGTGCAGACGGTGCTGACCCGCACCGAGAACGTTGAGGACGACGTGATCGGCGCTCTGGATGAAGCCATCGCTGCGAGGTTGTCGCGGTGGATGCGGTTGTCCAAGAACAAGCTTCGGGACCGGGTGGATCTGTATGTGGCCGATTTCGATCCGGCTGCGGTGCGGGTGCCGCCGGTGGCCAAGGACAACCGCTACTTTGATGTGACACCGGATGTGCCGGGGATGGCCTTTGCCGGGGGAGTGCTCAATGCCCGCGATGCCGCGGCGCTGGATCAGCGTCTGGAGGCGATCGCTGCCACGGTGTGCGGTAATGACCCGCGCTCGCACAACAATCTGCGGGCCGACGCGGCGGGGGCGTTGGGGCGTGGGGAGTCGAGCCTGATTTGTGAGTGCGGCGCCCAGGATTGCGCGGCGGGGGTGCTGCGGGAGTCCGCGGTGCAGGTGGTCATCCACATCCTTGCCGAGCAGGCCACGGTGGACGGAGACGGCGATAGGGCGGGATACCTGTCGGGGTTCGGGGTGCTGCCGGCCGAGGAGGTTCGTGCCGCGGCCAAGACGGCGAAGCTCACGCCGGTGCGATTGCCTGCCGCCGCACCGGAGAAGGGGTATCGGCCCTCGGCCGGGTTGAAGGATTTCCTGCAGTGGCGGGATTTGACCTGCCGGTTCCCGGGTTGCGACGCCCCGGTGGAGCGCTGCGATGTCGACCATACGACGCGGTGGCCGTTCGGGGTCACGCATGCCTCAGGGCTCAAGCATTACTGCCGTACCCATCACGTGATCAAGACGTTCCTCACCGGGGTGTACGGCTGGCGTGACGAGCAGCGCCGTGACGGCACGGTCGTGCTGACCGCACCGACTGGGCATGTCTATGTCACCGAACCGCTTGGCGGACTGTTGTTTCCGACCTTGGCGACACCGTCGGCGGCCCTGCCCGATGTTGACGTGCCCGCGGAGGCGCCGGACAAGGCGGCGATGATGCCGCGACGGACCAGAACCCGCGAGCAGGAACGGCAGGCCCGCATCGCCCGTGAACGCCGACAGCGTATCGAGATCAACGCCGAACGTGAACGCCAGCATCAGGCGTGGCTCGCCGCCACCTACGAACCGCCGCCGTTCTGA
- a CDS encoding dihydrodipicolinate reductase, giving the protein MTIKVFQVATGNVGSEMIKRIADRPDLELIGVHCYSPEKVGRDAGELAGLAPNGVIATGSVEEIVAAKPDVLTFHGVFPDEDLYVKVLEAGINIVTTADWITGWHRDRNHPHPSGKPVSQLLQEACEKGGSTFYGTGMNPGLNQILGVVCSADVSEIENVTTIESVDVSCHHSKDTWIEVGYGQPADDPEIPGKLEKYTRVFADSVYMMADCFDLTLDEVKFSYELGACTKDVDLGWYQLPKGSLGGNYIKYQGMVDGVPRVETHLEWQMTPHTDPSWDIKGCYITAIKGDPNIYNKHMIFPKPGVDLSDPANFASIGMTVTGMPALSAISSVVAARPGIITSADLPLRGFAGRFKL; this is encoded by the coding sequence ATGACGATCAAGGTTTTCCAGGTTGCCACCGGCAACGTCGGCTCCGAGATGATCAAGCGAATCGCCGACCGGCCCGATCTCGAACTGATCGGGGTGCACTGCTACTCGCCCGAGAAGGTGGGCAGGGACGCCGGTGAGCTGGCCGGCCTGGCGCCCAACGGCGTCATCGCCACCGGATCGGTCGAGGAGATCGTCGCGGCCAAGCCCGACGTGCTGACCTTCCACGGGGTTTTCCCGGACGAGGACCTCTACGTCAAGGTGCTCGAGGCCGGCATCAACATCGTCACCACCGCCGACTGGATCACCGGCTGGCACCGCGACCGCAATCACCCGCACCCGTCCGGTAAGCCGGTCAGCCAGTTGCTCCAAGAAGCCTGCGAGAAGGGCGGTTCCACGTTCTACGGCACCGGCATGAACCCGGGCCTGAACCAGATCCTGGGGGTGGTGTGCTCCGCCGACGTCTCCGAGATCGAGAACGTCACCACCATCGAGTCGGTGGATGTGTCCTGCCACCACTCCAAGGACACCTGGATCGAGGTCGGTTACGGGCAGCCCGCCGACGACCCGGAGATCCCGGGAAAGCTGGAGAAGTACACCCGTGTGTTCGCCGACAGTGTGTACATGATGGCCGACTGCTTCGATCTGACCCTCGATGAGGTGAAGTTCAGTTATGAGCTCGGCGCCTGCACCAAGGACGTCGATCTCGGCTGGTACCAATTGCCCAAGGGATCGTTGGGCGGCAACTACATCAAGTACCAGGGCATGGTCGACGGCGTGCCCCGCGTCGAGACGCACCTGGAATGGCAGATGACCCCGCACACCGATCCGAGCTGGGATATCAAGGGCTGCTACATCACTGCGATCAAGGGCGACCCGAACATCTACAACAAGCACATGATCTTCCCGAAGCCCGGCGTCGATCTGTCAGACCCCGCGAACTTCGCCTCGATCGGCATGACCGTCACCGGAATGCCTGCGTTGAGCGCGATCTCGTCGGTGGTGGCCGCCCGGCCGGGCATCATCACCTCGGCCGATCTGCCGCTGCGCGGCTTTGCCGGACGGTTCAAGCTGTAG
- a CDS encoding SDR family NAD(P)-dependent oxidoreductase encodes MSQLSGKVALVTGASAGLGAATATLFAERGATVFGIARDASRMAEVFADIPGAAFSSVDITSAAACAQAVQDCVDRFGRLDVLANIAGFHKMRHTVSMTDDDWATDLSVNLHGPFFLCRAALPHLLESGGNIVNVASIAGVEGEVYSAGYCAAKHGLIGLTRALAVEFTKERLRVNAICPGGMPTAQTTEFKAPDNADWDLIMRIASPRGFMATEDVAKTIAFLASDDAAAIHGAVYRVDNGKGAG; translated from the coding sequence ATGAGTCAACTGAGCGGCAAGGTCGCATTGGTCACGGGGGCGTCGGCGGGTCTGGGGGCGGCGACGGCGACGTTGTTCGCCGAACGCGGCGCGACGGTGTTCGGCATCGCGCGCGACGCGTCGCGCATGGCCGAGGTGTTCGCCGACATTCCCGGCGCCGCCTTCTCGTCGGTGGACATCACCTCGGCGGCCGCGTGCGCGCAGGCGGTGCAGGACTGTGTCGACCGATTCGGCCGGCTCGACGTGCTCGCCAACATCGCCGGCTTCCACAAGATGCGGCACACGGTGTCGATGACCGACGACGACTGGGCGACCGACTTGTCGGTGAACCTCCACGGCCCGTTCTTCCTGTGCCGCGCGGCGCTGCCGCACCTGCTGGAGTCGGGCGGCAACATCGTCAACGTCGCATCGATCGCGGGTGTGGAGGGTGAGGTGTACTCGGCCGGCTACTGCGCGGCCAAACACGGGCTGATCGGGTTGACGCGTGCGCTGGCCGTCGAATTCACCAAGGAGCGGCTGCGGGTCAACGCGATCTGTCCGGGTGGCATGCCGACCGCCCAGACCACCGAATTCAAGGCGCCCGACAACGCCGACTGGGATCTGATCATGCGGATCGCGTCCCCGCGCGGCTTCATGGCGACCGAGGACGTGGCGAAGACGATCGCGTTCCTGGCCAGTGACGACGCCGCGGCGATTCACGGCGCGGTGTACCGCGTCGACAACGGCAAGGGCGCCGGCTGA